CCGGACGTCGTTCGGGGCCGCCGCCCGCCTGGAAAACGGCGCGTCTCATCCGGACCGATTAATCTCATTCAGCAACTCCGGATGCTTGTCCAGGAGCCGGAACAAGTTCATGACGGCGGGCAAGGGGGCCGCCTCGCCGCGCTCGTAGCGTGAGAAAGCATTATGACCGCCGCCCGTGAGTCGCGCGGCCTCAATCTGGCTCAGGCCCAGCTTCCGGCGAATACGCCGGATTTCCTCGCTTAGTTTCGCGCGATGCTGCCGGACAAGTTCGTCCCCCGCCATTGCGTACTGATGCGCACTAGCCGCATCGAACTCTACCTCACCGCAGGCACGACATCGCCACCCTGACAAACCTTCGACCGTTGCAGTCGTGCCGCCATGCTCGATGGTGAAGCTTTCGTTCTCGAACCGCGTCATGCCTTTGCGGCTTTCGCAATTCAGACATTTCCGCGTCACGGTCACTTCTCCTTGAACTGGATTACCGGCGCCACATCGCGCCGCGTGATCTTGATATAGGCAACCTTCCCCACTGGTGTTGTCGCGTGATACACGTCCTGCCAAACCCGATGATCGACATGGGTCGTCATCGATTTGTAGAAGTCCCGCCGCGTCAGCGTCGCGATCACGGCCAGCATCTCCGCTGAGGTCAAGCCCATAGCCCATCCACCGTCTAAGGCGGTCTTGGTGAATGCCGCTGCCCCCAAGCGCGCTACATCTGCTCGGATGAGCGCAAGCTCATAGTGCGGCACGCGTTTCTCCACGAACTCGATATTACCCTATAAGGGTAGTCACCTCAAGTCGTGGTCCGGCGAAGGATAGCCACGACAGGGGGCCTTTTTGGCAGCCGAAAACAATGGCCTTAACTGGAATGGGTTGCCCTAGATCGGACGAACGTCGCTCTTGTGGGATTTGGAGGGCGGTGCGATCGCCGGCGACAGTATCGAGGCGCCAGCACTGGATGGCGAAATACTGTTGAATGCGACCGTCTGGAGTGCTGCGAGCGTGAGCTGATCGAGCGCATGTCGGGAGATTCCGCCGGCCGCCGTCGCCGCAGCCTCCAGAACCGGCTCGCCGAACGTCGATGAGCCGAACATTGTGAGCGGCGGCGCGCCCGCGAGCCGCAAGCTAGGCGCGATCTGCGGGGGCGAGCTGGCGCCGGCGCCGTCAGGACTGCCGCCTGCCTGAGTTGAAACGGCGTATGCCTGCGATCGTCCTTCAATTTTGTCGGCGAAGTAATTGTAAATGGCCGATACTGAACGGGGTGCACCGGTATCGTCGTAAAAGACCGCCGGATTGGCCGCCGCCGCCGCTGGCAAAATGCCGGCAGCACTGGCGCCGCCATTACTCGTGACTGTGTTAAGGAGCTTTTGGGCTCCTCCAGCACCCAGGAAATGGGCGAGATAGAGATCCGTGCCGGTGACGGGCCGGGACAGCGCGCTCTCAAGTTCGGAGCGATTTTCCTTTGCAAGCTCGGCGGCGAGCTCAGACGATACAGTAGGGTCGTTGCGCAACGCCAGGATTTGACTTCGCGTTGCCCCATCCGGCACGTGGAGTTTTCCCGCGTCGTCGGTCGTGATTTGGGCCGCGAGGTCGCCATAACCGTATTGGGCGCCATGAGCCTGGAACTCGCGCAGCCACGTCCCCTCGGTGAATTGGTAAAGCCCGGTCGCCGTCGAGTTCGCAGCCTTCACGTCGGGCTTGAGCGAGCTTTCCTGATAGGCTTGCGCAACCAGATAGCCGAAATCGATCGAAGTCGCGTTCGCGGCGCGTTTGATGTCCTGCAACACTTGCGGATCGGCACCCTTGAGGGGAAGGGCGGCAGTCGGTGTAATCGCCATGACGCTCCGATAAGACTCCGGCCGTGGCCTGAGCACTTCTCGGCCACTCTTAGCATGGCGAGGGTTTACCAATTGTTGCCGGAATGGCTGCGGGATAACGGACCGAACGCCGCCTATGGCCTCGGGAGGCCCGCAGCCAGGCTCTCGATGAAAACAGGAATCAACTTGCGCGCGGAATCAGCATCTAGTCGACGAATCGGATTAACTACAAGGTATAGTTGACCGACGCAACATCTTGTGTTCGCATTCTTGTTCGGGGCGAAGGGCTTGTAGATCCGCCAGGGACGACCGAGCAATCCGGGGAGCCGCCGACACGTGGAAGGCTCGCTATCCGAGTAAAGGAGCGGTGCGTGACAAACGAAATTGCCTCTTTGGCGCAAGCTTCCTCTGGTTTGCCGGACATGCCGACTCTCGCAAAGTTCGCAGGCCTTGGCGGACCCTTCCACTTCGTGCCGGACCGAGGACCGGATTATCACCTGGAAAATGTCGTGGTTCTCACGAAGTCGGAATTGGACAGCGCGACTTTAGAGGTCAATCGCGGCTTGGCTCCGGCCGAGCCCGATCGCCTTGCCAAGCTGGTCACGCTGCTGGTGGGCGGGTACCCGAACAGTGCGGGCATGCCGGACCGCTGGAGCTACATCACGTTGCTCAGGATGCATCTCGCGCATCACAAATTTCCGGGCTGGGCCGTCGAGGCAGCGGTATGGCGTGCTCACGAAAGAAAGAAATCCGTCCCGACGATTTCGGAGATGGTCGATCTCGTGAAAGACGAGGTTGAGGTTCTCAAGTGGCAGAGTAAGCGAGCGAGATTGGCGACCGAGCAATACGACCAACTACTTTTGGAGCGTCAACGCCAGCTCGAGGAAGAGGAAAGGCGGGCCGAAGATCGCCGACGGGAAGAGGCCGAGGCCCACCATCGTGTGATCCTCCGGCAAGAGCAGCTCCTTGGCAGAGACGAAGGCGAGTTGGCATTCCTCGAAAGGGAAATCGAACACGGTCGGTTGAAGTCCGCCGATCTCGCGCGTGTGCAGAGCGACGTCGGCAATTTCAGGGCGTCCATCGTAAGACGTAAGCAAATCATCCAGCGACTTATAACGTGCGAACCGGTCGATGAAGGGGAGCGCAGCGCCCGCGCTGCGTAAAATCATGCGCCGCTGCGTCGAATCCGAAGTGCCACAACGCAACTCATGATCATATTTACCGTGGCGCCATCTTCCGATAGCGGCAGTGCGATCCGTTCAAAGCGAATGACGCGGCCATCGGCTTTCTTGTAGCTTGTCGCCTTGGTGTATCCCGGCTCACCGACGGCGACCACTCGATCGTAAATGGCGAGAACGCCCGGCATCGCATCGCCGAAATCGAGTTCGTCGAGATACTTTTCCGTTACCTCCTCGCCATACTGTTCGGCGAATGCCGTCCCCATCAAGCGAATGCGATAGCGTTGCGGGTTTTGTTCGACTTCTATCAGCACGACATGGGCGAGGAACCCCTTCATTTCGAGGGGATCGATGTCGACGCGCGAAGGGGCGAACCGGCCGCATCGCTTCGCTTCCCAATATTGGTATGCCTGCCGTATCGGCGGCGATTCTGTTCCGTCCAACAAAGTTGAACTCGTCATCGAATGTGCTTCATGACGCAAAACCAGATGCACATATTGGCCTCGATCGGGACGCAAACCCACCCCCGCCGGAGGTATTGAAGAAGGCTGCCGGCATTCGCCAATACAGGGTGCATCAATCGGGCGTCCAGGGGAAGCGCCATGCTGAGGCCCGGCATCTGCACCCAGCCTGGCGACAAGTTGACGGGAACACGCTTCGACCTGCTGGCAAGATATCCGCGCCTTGACTTGCCGACGCATTCATGCCGGCGTCGTGATACTGTGGAAGTGTCGGTCAAACGGCAATCGACGCAATCGCGAGGCAGATCATGGGCACGCCCTCAGGCACGATCGTCAAATCCGAGATCATTCCCGCAGGGGCAGGCTGGAATGCCCCCTTGAAACAAGGCCAGGTGCTTCGCATCACCGATCTCGAGGGACAGCAGGGTGTGGACTTTCTGTGTTACGCCGCGGCCAATCCGGAGGAACGCTATCATGCAGCCAACACGGTCAAGCGTGCGCGCACGCTCCGGCTGACGACCGGGCATGTCCTTTATTCCGATGTTGCGCGGCCGATGATGACCGTTGTCGGCGACAGTTGCGGCTATCACGATACGATCGCAGGTTGCTGTAGCGCGCCGAGCAACGAGTTGATCTACGGCGTCAAAGGCGTGCCTGGCTGCCGAGAGAATTTCCTGGCGGAGTTGGGGAAATACGGGCTGGGACGCAAAGACATCGTCGCAAATCTCAATTTCTTCTGCAACGTGCCGGTCGGTGCGTCGAATACGCTCGATCCGCAGGTGTTCCTGCCGCTTGCCTCGAAGCCTGGGGATTTCATCGCCTTGCGGGCGGACATGGACCTGCTTTCCTTCATTTCCAATTGCCCACAGATGAATAATCCCTGCACCGGCGGCCGACCGACGCCAATCAAGGTGGAGATCAGCGCGCTCTGACAGCACGGCGTCGCAGCCGCGCACCAAAATGAGTTGGTGTGGTGGATTTGAAGCTCCTAAACGCGGATGCCACCAAAATGACAGGAACTTCAAATCCGCCACACTAGTCCCAGACGACATAAGCGCGCGGAGGATTGGGTGTTACGAAGCTTTCTCCGCTGGCGCGGGCGGTGGTAAAAAATCCGAAGCTGTGGGGGTCGCCAAAGATGTCGT
This sequence is a window from Alphaproteobacteria bacterium. Protein-coding genes within it:
- a CDS encoding type II toxin-antitoxin system MqsA family antitoxin, with amino-acid sequence MTRKCLNCESRKGMTRFENESFTIEHGGTTATVEGLSGWRCRACGEVEFDAASAHQYAMAGDELVRQHRAKLSEEIRRIRRKLGLSQIEAARLTGGGHNAFSRYERGEAAPLPAVMNLFRLLDKHPELLNEINRSG
- a CDS encoding type II toxin-antitoxin system MqsR family toxin, yielding MEKRVPHYELALIRADVARLGAAAFTKTALDGGWAMGLTSAEMLAVIATLTRRDFYKSMTTHVDHRVWQDVYHATTPVGKVAYIKITRRDVAPVIQFKEK
- a CDS encoding lytic transglycosylase domain-containing protein; amino-acid sequence: MAITPTAALPLKGADPQVLQDIKRAANATSIDFGYLVAQAYQESSLKPDVKAANSTATGLYQFTEGTWLREFQAHGAQYGYGDLAAQITTDDAGKLHVPDGATRSQILALRNDPTVSSELAAELAKENRSELESALSRPVTGTDLYLAHFLGAGGAQKLLNTVTSNGGASAAGILPAAAAANPAVFYDDTGAPRSVSAIYNYFADKIEGRSQAYAVSTQAGGSPDGAGASSPPQIAPSLRLAGAPPLTMFGSSTFGEPVLEAAATAAGGISRHALDQLTLAALQTVAFNSISPSSAGASILSPAIAPPSKSHKSDVRPI
- a CDS encoding PAS domain-containing protein; protein product: MTSSTLLDGTESPPIRQAYQYWEAKRCGRFAPSRVDIDPLEMKGFLAHVVLIEVEQNPQRYRIRLMGTAFAEQYGEEVTEKYLDELDFGDAMPGVLAIYDRVVAVGEPGYTKATSYKKADGRVIRFERIALPLSEDGATVNMIMSCVVALRIRRSGA
- a CDS encoding DUF1989 domain-containing protein; amino-acid sequence: MGTPSGTIVKSEIIPAGAGWNAPLKQGQVLRITDLEGQQGVDFLCYAAANPEERYHAANTVKRARTLRLTTGHVLYSDVARPMMTVVGDSCGYHDTIAGCCSAPSNELIYGVKGVPGCRENFLAELGKYGLGRKDIVANLNFFCNVPVGASNTLDPQVFLPLASKPGDFIALRADMDLLSFISNCPQMNNPCTGGRPTPIKVEISAL